One genomic window of Natronorubrum aibiense includes the following:
- a CDS encoding DUF7521 family protein has translation MSQHVVRIDEAPLFELLTVASLFLVALFGTVIAYQAYRGYRRNDARSMLYLAVGLLLLTLCPFLINVTVTTVFSPRQLVTAFLENVSRLVGLVAIMYSLYGHH, from the coding sequence ATGAGCCAGCACGTCGTCCGGATCGACGAAGCGCCACTGTTCGAACTGTTGACCGTCGCAAGCCTCTTTCTGGTGGCCCTGTTCGGAACCGTCATCGCCTACCAGGCCTACCGCGGCTATCGACGGAACGACGCTCGATCGATGCTGTATCTAGCTGTCGGCTTGCTTCTGTTGACACTCTGTCCGTTCTTGATCAACGTGACGGTCACGACGGTGTTCAGCCCGAGACAGCTCGTGACGGCGTTTCTCGAGAACGTGAGCCGCCTCGTCGGGTTGGTAGCGATCATGTACTCACTGTACGGCCACCACTAA
- a CDS encoding cobyric acid synthase, which translates to MTRTILIAGTASHVGKSTVAAGLCRELADRGHSVAPFKAQNMSNNARVVVQPEAIADDSSGHADGSSTDQWGEIGVSQFVQARAARLTPTTDCNPVLLKPRGDGESQLVVQGRAREHVPAGAYYDEYWDEARAAAEASYRRLAAEHDIVIAEGAGSIAEINLHDRDLANVETARFADADILLLVDIERGGAFASLYGTIELLPDALRERIAGAIITKFRGDPTLLEPGIEKIESKTGVPILGVLPYDDPGLPEEDSVGLPSTSERGVVGDDDGVPDDQRITVAVPRLPRISNATDLEALAGEPGVSVVFVPIEADPTSDDGASADDPLKAVDADAVVLPGTKNTVDDLLALHEANFGDALAAFDGPIVGICGGYQLLGERITNASLEGTGGDDSVDGLGLLPVETRFEGSKHVEQTTVSVDGSASPLLAGADGPASGYEIHAGRTQALETVCRPLGESSAAQGRLLGTYLHGLFDNESVRTAFLEAVAADAGVNWPLGRGAECEVKSDDESDTTSAGTTPYDRAATLVREHVDLEALGGPFESNGEQSNR; encoded by the coding sequence ATGACGCGGACGATCCTGATCGCCGGAACTGCGAGCCACGTCGGCAAGTCGACGGTCGCGGCCGGCCTCTGTCGAGAACTCGCCGATCGAGGCCACTCGGTCGCCCCATTTAAAGCACAGAACATGAGTAACAACGCCCGCGTCGTCGTCCAGCCCGAGGCTATCGCGGACGACAGCAGCGGCCACGCGGACGGCTCGAGCACCGACCAGTGGGGCGAGATCGGCGTCTCCCAGTTCGTGCAGGCGCGAGCGGCACGGTTGACTCCGACGACCGACTGCAATCCGGTGTTACTCAAACCCCGCGGCGACGGCGAGAGCCAACTCGTCGTCCAGGGTCGAGCCCGCGAGCACGTTCCCGCGGGCGCGTACTACGATGAGTACTGGGACGAGGCACGCGCCGCAGCCGAGGCGTCCTACCGACGACTCGCAGCCGAGCACGACATCGTTATCGCCGAGGGTGCCGGCAGCATCGCCGAGATCAACCTGCACGACCGCGATCTGGCGAACGTCGAGACTGCCCGGTTCGCCGACGCCGACATCCTCCTGCTGGTCGACATCGAGCGCGGCGGGGCCTTCGCCAGTCTCTACGGGACGATCGAACTGCTGCCCGACGCGCTGCGAGAGCGCATTGCAGGGGCGATCATCACCAAATTCCGGGGCGATCCGACGCTGCTCGAGCCCGGAATCGAGAAAATCGAATCGAAGACCGGCGTTCCCATCCTTGGCGTGCTTCCATACGACGACCCCGGCCTCCCCGAGGAGGACAGCGTTGGGCTGCCGTCGACGAGCGAACGCGGCGTAGTAGGCGACGACGACGGCGTTCCCGACGACCAGCGGATCACGGTCGCCGTCCCGCGGCTCCCTCGCATCTCGAACGCGACAGACCTCGAGGCGCTGGCTGGCGAGCCGGGCGTCTCGGTCGTCTTCGTACCCATCGAAGCCGACCCGACGAGCGACGACGGAGCCTCGGCGGACGATCCGCTCAAGGCCGTCGACGCGGACGCAGTCGTGTTACCGGGAACGAAAAACACCGTCGACGACCTGCTCGCGCTCCACGAGGCCAACTTCGGCGACGCACTCGCCGCGTTCGACGGGCCAATCGTCGGCATCTGTGGCGGCTACCAGCTACTAGGCGAGCGGATCACGAACGCTTCCCTCGAGGGAACCGGCGGGGACGACAGCGTCGACGGACTGGGACTGTTACCCGTCGAGACGCGGTTCGAAGGCTCGAAGCACGTCGAACAAACGACGGTATCAGTCGATGGATCGGCGTCGCCGTTGCTCGCGGGCGCAGACGGCCCCGCCTCGGGCTACGAAATCCACGCCGGGCGAACGCAAGCGCTCGAGACCGTCTGCCGACCACTAGGTGAATCGAGCGCGGCTCAGGGACGACTTTTGGGGACGTATCTGCACGGGCTGTTCGACAACGAATCGGTTCGAACGGCGTTTCTCGAGGCCGTCGCTGCGGACGCGGGTGTGAACTGGCCGCTCGGGCGCGGGGCCGAATGTGAGGTGAAATCTGACGACGAGTCCGACACAACGAGCGCTGGCACGACGCCGTACGACCGCGCCGCGACACTGGTCCGCGAACACGTCGACCTCGAGGCGCTTGGCGGTCCGTTCGAATCGAACGGCGAACAGAGTAATCGATAG
- a CDS encoding tyrosine-type recombinase/integrase encodes MTDSETDVAVVDAVDAYLQRKAVGDPDGSGAGTYASNAESILRRWADWLEAEHDRRSLFSLEVEHMRAYATELHARVERGEYTASTAGTYYAVVRAFLSWCVRGGILEANPAVDDEAEAALPIPDDRPDSEYWTSRQRRRLQTYVQERTLEVSMDSDHRDERCNRLREYAIVALLAHSSVRGSELFSVPDDERRNGATWDDVDFYTGTIRVLGKSQRLEDVPLPGPARTPLRRYRVVLDPPSNDWPLFPTRHAPSIARRVKTVLAERGYDDEEIETLCSNTTASQLARDRSISPPAITTEGARSVLKRLCKEANVDVDGNYLTPRGVRGDHDDSYRRDATASKPALRTSPLEGTLAVPEVYPPVVDVDSSGRDERSENS; translated from the coding sequence GTGACCGATTCAGAGACGGACGTCGCCGTCGTCGATGCGGTCGACGCGTATCTCCAGCGGAAAGCCGTCGGCGACCCCGACGGCTCGGGTGCAGGGACGTACGCGTCCAACGCCGAATCGATTCTGCGACGGTGGGCCGACTGGCTCGAGGCCGAACACGACCGCCGTTCGTTGTTCTCACTCGAGGTCGAACACATGCGCGCCTACGCGACCGAACTTCACGCTCGAGTCGAACGCGGCGAGTACACGGCCTCGACCGCCGGGACCTACTACGCGGTCGTTCGCGCGTTTCTCTCGTGGTGCGTTCGCGGCGGCATTCTCGAGGCGAACCCGGCTGTCGACGACGAGGCCGAAGCCGCGCTCCCGATTCCGGACGACCGACCGGACAGCGAGTACTGGACATCGAGACAGCGTCGACGACTCCAGACGTACGTTCAAGAACGGACACTCGAGGTATCAATGGACTCCGATCACCGCGACGAGCGGTGCAATCGGTTGCGAGAGTACGCGATTGTTGCGCTGCTCGCTCACTCGAGCGTGCGGGGCTCCGAACTGTTCAGCGTACCTGACGACGAGCGCCGGAACGGGGCAACGTGGGACGACGTCGACTTCTATACAGGGACGATCCGCGTCCTCGGCAAATCCCAGCGTCTTGAGGACGTGCCGCTGCCCGGCCCGGCTCGGACGCCGCTGCGGCGGTACAGGGTCGTTCTCGACCCGCCGAGTAACGACTGGCCGCTGTTTCCAACCCGTCACGCACCCTCGATCGCCCGCCGCGTCAAGACCGTGTTGGCAGAGCGCGGCTACGACGACGAAGAGATCGAAACGCTGTGTTCGAACACCACGGCGAGCCAACTCGCCCGTGACCGATCGATTTCGCCGCCGGCGATAACCACCGAAGGCGCACGCTCGGTCCTCAAGCGACTCTGCAAAGAGGCTAACGTCGACGTCGATGGGAACTACTTGACGCCACGCGGCGTCCGTGGCGACCACGATGACAGCTACCGCCGCGACGCGACCGCCTCGAAACCGGCGTTGCGAACGTCGCCGCTCGAGGGCACGCTCGCCGTTCCGGAAGTGTATCCGCCGGTCGTCGACGTCGACTCGAGCGGGCGCGACGAGCGGTCGGAAAACAGCTAG
- a CDS encoding universal stress protein has protein sequence MYDTILVPTDGRPNTERAIEEAIELARVHDASVHALYVINSAEIAPGMDFEDLEPIGERAVDHVATQAADAGIDDVRTTVTHGLRHQAILDYAAEHDVDLIVMGRNRGIERFFRKSVSEQVSRAAPTSVLVVE, from the coding sequence ATGTACGACACGATTCTGGTCCCGACCGACGGTCGACCCAACACCGAGCGAGCGATCGAGGAGGCGATCGAACTCGCACGCGTTCACGATGCGTCCGTCCACGCATTGTACGTCATCAACTCCGCCGAAATCGCTCCCGGAATGGATTTCGAGGACCTCGAGCCGATCGGGGAGCGAGCCGTCGACCACGTCGCAACGCAGGCGGCGGACGCCGGGATCGACGACGTTCGAACGACGGTTACCCACGGGCTTCGCCATCAGGCGATCCTCGACTACGCCGCCGAGCACGACGTCGATCTGATCGTGATGGGGCGCAACCGCGGTATCGAGCGGTTCTTCCGGAAGAGCGTCTCCGAACAGGTCTCGAGAGCGGCTCCGACGTCCGTTCTCGTCGTCGAATAG
- a CDS encoding Na(+)/H(+) antiporter subunit D, whose protein sequence is MELDILSVAYPPLIILAAALLVLVLPRLAGFAVGALSLAAVLAISLLAPEGQHLAGTFLGFEVVPYYVDDFSRMIGLGLGFLGICSVIYAYSSDASETLTAFALAYVASSIGAAFAGDWLVLLFMWELMAVTSTLVVWHYGGEAVRAGFRYAIFHGTGGVLVMMAVAVHYVQTGTFIYTEAGIADGIPALLAVLGMGVNVAFIGFHTWLPDTYPRPHIAASVFLSVYTTKTSAFVLYRAFPLEGTHDLSIYVAYMGGLMAVYGATFALLQHDMRALLSYHIQAQLGYIVAAIGIGTPLATAGAMSHLFNNILFKSLLFMAVGVVIYRTGEEDLYKLGGLWREMPLTAVGFGLGALSITAIPGFNGYVSKGMIFDAADPGYYGQPEYQALYYLLWLGAIGTLLSFIKLGYYVFFHGESDIEVADAKPGQTVAMLGLGGACLLFGVWWQGLADLAPTIHGSDFAFSYYGGESHLHPYSLSHLETAGILTGVAAVTFVVVRKPLSKLDLGDPAMVVYPATYYVSRWTMLAVTETYAAVDAAVVGAVKRCYWVGNNPVLAVDAAARRLPMVDVEDRQPTDGGRPSTIHLRTSIGTTVLLLTLLLTIVLWLLL, encoded by the coding sequence ATGGAACTCGATATCTTGTCCGTGGCCTACCCGCCGCTTATCATCCTTGCGGCAGCACTGCTCGTACTCGTCCTCCCGCGACTCGCGGGCTTCGCCGTCGGCGCACTCAGTCTCGCGGCCGTTCTAGCGATATCACTGCTCGCACCGGAGGGCCAGCACTTAGCCGGCACCTTCCTCGGGTTCGAGGTCGTCCCGTACTACGTCGACGATTTCTCCCGCATGATCGGACTCGGACTCGGCTTCCTCGGGATCTGTAGCGTTATCTACGCCTACTCGAGCGACGCCAGCGAGACGCTGACGGCCTTTGCACTCGCCTACGTCGCCTCCTCGATCGGGGCGGCCTTCGCCGGCGACTGGCTCGTGCTCCTGTTCATGTGGGAGCTGATGGCGGTGACCAGCACGCTCGTGGTCTGGCACTACGGCGGCGAGGCGGTCCGGGCCGGCTTCCGGTACGCGATCTTCCACGGAACCGGCGGCGTGCTCGTGATGATGGCAGTCGCGGTCCACTACGTTCAGACTGGGACGTTCATCTACACCGAAGCCGGCATCGCCGACGGCATTCCGGCGCTGCTCGCCGTGCTCGGGATGGGCGTCAACGTCGCTTTCATCGGCTTCCACACCTGGCTGCCCGATACTTACCCGCGGCCCCACATCGCGGCGTCGGTGTTCCTCTCGGTCTATACGACGAAGACGAGCGCGTTCGTCCTCTACCGGGCGTTCCCGCTCGAGGGAACGCACGATCTCTCGATCTACGTCGCCTACATGGGTGGCCTGATGGCCGTCTACGGGGCGACGTTCGCCCTGCTGCAACACGACATGCGGGCGCTGCTGTCGTATCACATCCAGGCCCAACTCGGCTACATCGTCGCCGCAATCGGGATCGGCACACCCCTCGCGACTGCCGGCGCGATGAGCCACCTGTTCAACAACATCCTGTTCAAGAGTCTGCTGTTCATGGCCGTCGGGGTCGTGATCTACCGCACCGGGGAAGAAGACCTATACAAACTGGGCGGTCTCTGGCGAGAGATGCCGCTGACAGCCGTCGGGTTCGGCCTCGGCGCGCTTTCGATCACGGCGATTCCGGGCTTCAACGGCTACGTGAGCAAAGGCATGATCTTCGACGCCGCCGATCCGGGCTACTACGGCCAGCCCGAGTACCAGGCGCTGTACTACCTGCTCTGGCTCGGCGCGATCGGGACGCTGCTCTCGTTCATCAAACTCGGCTACTACGTCTTCTTCCACGGCGAGAGCGATATCGAGGTCGCCGACGCCAAACCCGGACAGACGGTCGCGATGCTCGGCCTCGGCGGTGCCTGTCTCCTCTTCGGCGTCTGGTGGCAGGGACTGGCCGACCTCGCGCCGACGATCCACGGGAGCGACTTCGCGTTCTCCTACTATGGCGGCGAGAGTCACCTCCACCCCTACAGCTTGAGCCACCTCGAGACGGCCGGCATCCTGACCGGGGTCGCAGCCGTCACCTTCGTCGTCGTCCGGAAGCCGCTGTCGAAACTCGATCTCGGCGATCCGGCGATGGTCGTCTACCCCGCGACCTACTACGTTAGCCGCTGGACGATGCTCGCGGTGACGGAGACGTACGCCGCCGTCGACGCGGCAGTCGTCGGTGCTGTCAAACGCTGCTACTGGGTCGGGAACAACCCCGTCCTCGCCGTCGACGCCGCCGCCCGACGGCTTCCGATGGTCGATGTCGAGGACCGCCAGCCAACGGACGGCGGCCGCCCATCGACGATCCATCTCCGAACGAGCATCGGCACGACCGTCCTACTGTTGACGCTCCTCCTGACGATCGTGCTCTGGTTGCTGCTCTAA
- a CDS encoding ArsR/SmtB family transcription factor yields the protein MSEETDLSTVLAILDDEYAREILTNTSIEPMSASTLSERCDASLPTIYRRLERLEECHLVTEETELAPDGNHFSVYSANLDRLELSLEDGSFALELTYRDEDVADKFTRLWEGMR from the coding sequence GTGAGTGAGGAGACTGATCTATCGACTGTACTCGCCATACTCGACGACGAGTATGCGCGCGAAATCCTCACCAATACGAGTATCGAACCAATGTCAGCCAGTACCCTGAGCGAGCGGTGTGATGCGTCCCTGCCAACGATCTATCGGCGACTCGAGCGCCTCGAGGAATGTCATCTCGTCACCGAAGAAACGGAGCTCGCACCCGACGGTAATCATTTCAGCGTCTACAGCGCGAACCTCGATCGGCTCGAACTCTCCCTCGAAGACGGCTCGTTCGCCCTCGAGCTAACGTATCGGGACGAGGACGTCGCCGACAAGTTCACCCGGCTGTGGGAGGGGATGCGATGA
- a CDS encoding universal stress protein, giving the protein MHYLVGTASVHTTAAICDYLETRATAADTVTVVAVVPPSDATAHRDATEALNVARVRLGTVDTVRTECYEDDGEPAERLLEAATTVDADELVIAAVDGLPDGSPTVGSSAQAVLEEATLPVVVVPSPTL; this is encoded by the coding sequence ATGCACTATCTCGTCGGTACTGCGTCCGTCCACACGACGGCAGCGATCTGTGACTACCTCGAGACGCGAGCGACGGCTGCAGACACGGTGACGGTCGTCGCCGTCGTCCCCCCGTCAGATGCGACGGCACACCGAGACGCCACGGAGGCGTTGAACGTCGCTCGCGTCAGGCTTGGAACAGTCGACACGGTGCGGACGGAGTGTTACGAAGACGACGGCGAACCCGCCGAGAGGCTGCTCGAGGCGGCGACGACCGTCGATGCCGACGAACTCGTCATCGCGGCTGTCGACGGCCTGCCCGATGGGTCACCGACGGTTGGCTCGAGTGCACAGGCGGTACTCGAGGAAGCGACGCTGCCAGTGGTCGTCGTTCCAAGCCCGACACTGTGA
- a CDS encoding MTH865 family protein translates to MVNEDELREQMIDAFEGADYPISSPMDLVPALPNGPGTKFESGDFSVTAMELNTKTSGGDFPYDDPETFVDDIIADLKEQGEL, encoded by the coding sequence ATGGTAAACGAAGACGAACTCCGCGAGCAGATGATCGACGCGTTCGAAGGAGCCGACTATCCGATCTCGAGTCCGATGGACCTCGTGCCGGCGCTGCCGAACGGCCCCGGAACGAAGTTCGAGTCCGGCGACTTCTCGGTGACGGCAATGGAACTGAACACGAAAACCTCCGGTGGTGACTTCCCGTACGACGATCCCGAGACGTTCGTCGACGACATCATCGCAGACCTCAAAGAGCAGGGCGAGCTGTAG
- a CDS encoding serine hydrolase domain-containing protein, translating to MANAQEGTEPTDEATRPLADSDAFEAFLDGVMETHLETYDIAGATVAVVDGDDEFAKGYGYADLEAETPVDAAETLFRTGSVSKLFTWTVAMQAVERGALAIDEDVGATLKAVELPETYDEPITLEHLATHTPGFEERVRGTFVRNESELQPLEEMLQTEQPSRVRPPGEFAAYSNYGSALAGQLVAETAGSSFETVAEDGIFEPLSMERSTFAQPVSETFAGDLSKGYKIGGNDPIEGEFEYVGIPPAGAMSATATDMASFVRAFLQDGSVDDGQILESETVDEMHRRRFGHDERLNGIAFGFYEMSRNGVRVLGHGGDTELFHSLLFLVPDHDVGVFVSYNSVGGLKARPEFVDAFFDRYVPQSEAETPTPNGSPERADTITGTYRSNRIPYTTSEKFTGFPSTITVSVDGEGRLVTEPLGGEATQWVEVEPLLFEDVDGADRLAFRDDDGEITHLFLDSTPVTAFERLSRRESPGVQLGLLAVSLLVLLTAAVGWPLAAGWRRYRGTTSSLEGLNSPLRYARWVAGATSVAFLAFAVAFAAILAIDPTWLLLGDPLRFRLLLAVSLLGAIGTVLTVGLTAWVWYDRQWGLPARLHYTTVAVAGAVLCWVLAYWNLLWYQP from the coding sequence GTGGCGAACGCACAGGAAGGCACGGAGCCGACAGACGAAGCGACCCGGCCGCTTGCAGACTCCGATGCGTTCGAGGCGTTTCTCGACGGCGTAATGGAAACACACCTCGAGACCTACGACATTGCTGGCGCGACGGTCGCCGTCGTCGACGGCGACGACGAGTTCGCGAAGGGGTACGGCTACGCCGATCTCGAGGCGGAAACGCCGGTCGATGCAGCGGAAACGCTCTTTCGGACCGGGTCGGTGTCGAAGCTGTTCACCTGGACTGTCGCCATGCAGGCAGTCGAGCGAGGCGCGCTCGCGATCGACGAAGACGTCGGCGCGACGCTCAAGGCAGTCGAGCTCCCCGAGACGTACGACGAGCCGATCACGCTCGAGCACCTCGCGACGCACACCCCCGGCTTCGAGGAACGCGTTCGAGGCACGTTCGTTCGCAACGAGTCGGAGCTACAGCCGCTCGAGGAGATGCTTCAGACGGAACAGCCGTCACGGGTGCGGCCGCCGGGGGAGTTCGCGGCCTACTCGAACTACGGCTCGGCGCTCGCCGGCCAGTTGGTCGCCGAGACCGCTGGTTCGTCGTTCGAGACGGTCGCTGAGGACGGGATCTTCGAGCCGCTCTCGATGGAACGAAGCACGTTCGCCCAGCCGGTTTCCGAGACGTTCGCGGGCGACCTCTCGAAAGGGTACAAGATCGGTGGTAACGACCCAATCGAGGGCGAGTTCGAGTACGTCGGCATTCCGCCGGCGGGCGCGATGAGCGCCACGGCAACCGACATGGCGTCGTTTGTGCGGGCGTTCCTCCAAGACGGTTCGGTCGACGACGGGCAGATTCTCGAGTCGGAGACGGTCGACGAGATGCACCGTCGACGATTCGGCCACGACGAGCGACTCAACGGGATCGCCTTCGGCTTCTACGAAATGAGCAGAAACGGCGTCCGTGTGCTCGGCCACGGCGGCGACACTGAACTCTTTCACAGCCTCCTGTTTCTGGTTCCCGACCACGATGTGGGCGTGTTCGTCTCCTACAACAGCGTCGGCGGCCTCAAGGCGAGACCAGAGTTCGTCGACGCGTTCTTCGATCGGTACGTCCCGCAGTCGGAGGCAGAGACGCCCACGCCGAACGGATCGCCCGAGCGTGCGGACACGATCACCGGCACGTATCGCTCGAACCGGATCCCGTACACGACTTCCGAGAAGTTCACCGGGTTTCCCTCGACAATCACCGTCTCGGTCGACGGTGAGGGGCGACTCGTCACCGAACCACTCGGCGGAGAGGCGACGCAGTGGGTCGAAGTCGAACCGCTCCTGTTCGAGGACGTCGACGGCGCGGACCGACTCGCGTTCCGCGATGACGACGGCGAGATCACGCACCTCTTTCTCGACAGCACGCCAGTCACGGCGTTCGAGCGACTCTCGAGACGCGAATCGCCGGGCGTCCAACTCGGTCTGCTCGCGGTCTCGCTGCTGGTCTTGCTGACTGCGGCGGTCGGCTGGCCGCTGGCTGCGGGCTGGCGACGGTATCGGGGAACGACGTCCTCGCTCGAAGGACTCAACTCGCCGCTCCGGTATGCTCGCTGGGTTGCGGGTGCGACCAGCGTGGCGTTTCTCGCCTTCGCCGTCGCGTTCGCGGCCATCCTCGCGATCGATCCCACCTGGCTCCTACTCGGCGATCCGCTCCGATTCCGCCTGCTGCTCGCCGTGTCGCTGCTCGGGGCGATCGGTACGGTCTTGACGGTCGGACTGACCGCTTGGGTGTGGTACGACCGGCAGTGGGGACTGCCAGCACGGCTTCACTACACGACCGTCGCCGTCGCCGGCGCCGTCCTCTGCTGGGTGCTCGCCTACTGGAACCTGCTATGGTACCAGCCGTAG
- a CDS encoding CopG family transcriptional regulator, with protein MAKDTVRYPDEVVEEIDTLVDDGMFESKSEFYRFSAEYVLTLINGDHDVKTFNFEEIKSELDITEEDHAKALGADGGTFFLDAVITVRKHGLRGDFESAERFIDTHYDPTDQECIILEELLGTYRQQPA; from the coding sequence ATGGCGAAAGATACCGTCAGATATCCCGACGAGGTCGTCGAAGAGATCGATACCCTCGTCGACGACGGTATGTTCGAGAGCAAATCCGAGTTCTACCGCTTCTCCGCGGAGTATGTCCTCACGCTGATCAACGGCGATCACGACGTGAAGACGTTCAACTTCGAGGAGATCAAATCCGAACTCGACATTACCGAGGAAGACCACGCCAAAGCCCTAGGTGCCGACGGTGGAACCTTCTTTCTCGACGCCGTGATCACGGTCCGGAAACACGGCCTTCGCGGGGATTTCGAATCCGCAGAACGGTTCATCGACACCCACTACGATCCGACCGACCAGGAGTGTATCATCCTCGAGGAACTGCTCGGAACCTATCGACAACAGCCCGCGTAG
- a CDS encoding DUF5518 domain-containing protein, which translates to MKLHWIAIVTGFVVAFVLAVISGLLIAGTDAATLVASWAMIGIVGGLVAGHMAGGTVGTGAVHGGIATVLGSLITLAVVTFTTLLFAGVVATFGVLAVGLLLLAFYAIPGALGGAIGSWAKGRRAARKTTGARA; encoded by the coding sequence ATGAAACTACATTGGATAGCAATCGTAACCGGATTCGTCGTCGCGTTCGTCCTCGCCGTCATCAGCGGACTCCTGATCGCGGGAACGGACGCCGCGACGCTTGTAGCATCGTGGGCGATGATCGGTATCGTCGGTGGCCTCGTCGCCGGCCACATGGCCGGCGGTACGGTGGGCACCGGGGCCGTCCACGGTGGCATCGCGACCGTTCTCGGATCGCTCATCACGTTGGCAGTCGTGACGTTTACCACACTGCTCTTCGCGGGCGTCGTCGCGACGTTTGGCGTGCTCGCCGTCGGCCTGCTGCTGCTCGCGTTCTACGCGATTCCCGGTGCGCTCGGTGGCGCGATCGGCTCGTGGGCGAAGGGCCGTCGGGCTGCCCGGAAGACAACCGGGGCCCGCGCCTAA
- a CDS encoding alpha/beta hydrolase family protein yields MTATPHRIPVANGESVAAVHHEAPGDDWLVFCHGFLSDKQGSYEHRCQRAVEQGYNAVRFDFRGCGDADGRFVDQTLSAKLEDIYAIVDYFDPDSYAVFGSSFGGKVAFHATAQDPRVDAVVTRAPVTYNRAFEGYRTTVERDGECQFETGDRIDHRFFDDLETHPFADVEASLDVPVAIFHGREDESVDVTDSLEATARLETDVLLETFATEGHRFSRVAEARLLERLFHWLEQ; encoded by the coding sequence ATGACTGCGACGCCGCATCGAATTCCGGTCGCCAACGGTGAGTCCGTCGCTGCGGTTCACCACGAGGCACCCGGCGACGACTGGCTCGTGTTCTGTCATGGCTTTCTGAGCGACAAACAGGGGAGCTACGAGCACCGCTGTCAGCGAGCCGTCGAGCAAGGGTACAACGCCGTACGGTTCGATTTTCGCGGCTGTGGCGACGCTGACGGGCGGTTCGTCGACCAGACACTCAGCGCCAAACTCGAGGATATCTACGCCATCGTCGACTATTTCGACCCTGACTCGTACGCGGTTTTCGGCTCGAGTTTCGGCGGGAAAGTCGCGTTCCACGCGACGGCACAGGATCCGCGGGTCGACGCCGTCGTGACGCGAGCGCCCGTCACGTACAACCGTGCGTTCGAGGGGTATCGAACGACCGTCGAACGCGACGGCGAGTGTCAGTTCGAAACCGGCGATCGAATCGATCATCGGTTTTTCGACGATCTCGAGACACACCCGTTCGCCGACGTCGAAGCGTCACTCGACGTGCCGGTTGCGATCTTTCACGGGCGAGAAGACGAGTCCGTCGACGTCACCGACAGCCTCGAGGCAACTGCTCGACTCGAGACGGACGTCCTGCTCGAGACGTTCGCGACCGAAGGCCATCGGTTTTCGAGGGTGGCCGAAGCTCGACTTCTCGAACGGCTGTTTCACTGGCTCGAACAGTGA
- a CDS encoding GAP family protein has translation MKFLEVLPLVFVMIAGPQILSAIFLATSENWRRNSAAFVGGAAISITLVVTIAFSFGIGAVGQGASHTTLSAIVVVALSFAMIHTYRTRAESEPPRWMGTLESATPRFSFRLGFLLMGFFPTDILTSTAVGSYLAARGASLTEAIPFIGLTLLILALPSLILAAFGERAEIALPKAREWMNANAWLVNEIVLLLFIGMALNNLLG, from the coding sequence GTGAAGTTTCTCGAGGTGTTGCCGCTGGTGTTCGTGATGATCGCGGGGCCACAGATTCTGAGTGCCATCTTCCTCGCGACGAGCGAAAACTGGCGACGAAACTCCGCCGCGTTCGTCGGGGGGGCGGCCATCTCGATCACCCTCGTCGTCACGATCGCGTTTAGTTTCGGCATCGGTGCGGTCGGTCAGGGTGCGTCACACACGACGCTCAGCGCGATCGTCGTCGTCGCGCTCTCGTTTGCGATGATACATACCTACCGAACGAGAGCCGAATCGGAGCCGCCGCGGTGGATGGGGACACTCGAGAGCGCAACGCCGCGATTTTCGTTCCGACTCGGCTTTCTGCTCATGGGATTTTTTCCGACAGACATCCTCACGTCGACTGCTGTCGGCTCCTATCTGGCGGCTCGCGGTGCCTCGCTGACGGAGGCGATCCCGTTTATTGGACTGACGCTCCTGATTTTGGCGCTCCCGTCGTTGATTTTAGCTGCGTTCGGTGAACGGGCGGAAATCGCGCTTCCGAAAGCCCGCGAGTGGATGAACGCGAACGCATGGCTCGTCAACGAAATCGTCCTCCTCTTGTTTATCGGAATGGCACTCAACAACCTCCTTGGCTAA